CCTGGTGTGCGTTATCACATTATTCGTGGCAGTTTAGATACAGCAAGCGTTTTAGGAAGGCGGCGCGGTCGTTCTAAGTATGGTGCAAAAAAACCGAAAGAGTAAGTAAAATGGGGAAAAATTAGGTGGCACGAAGAAAATCGGCGTCTAGACGGGAAGTTTTGCCGGATCCGCTCTTCTGTAGTGAGCTTTTGGCTAAGTTCATAAATGCTGTCATGCGACATGGGAAGAAGTCAGTAGCGGAGGGTATTGTCTATGGGGCTCTTGGTGTAGTAATAAGAAAACAAGAGCATACTAGCAGTAGTAAAGGGTACTCTGTAAAAGAAAAGAACAATGACTCTAGTAGAGAACACGAAAACAGTGAAAAAAGTGGTTGGCTTAATGAAGAAATACGCTTTGCAGCTCTTGGTGTATTTAAGAAAGCTTTGGACAATGTGATGCCAAGCGTGGAAGTAAAATCACGTCGAGTGGGTGGATCTACGTATCAAATTCCTGTGGAAATACGGGCGGTACGACGCCAAGCTCTAGCGATGCGTTGGTTAAGTAAATGTGCAAAAGCAAGAAATGAAAAAACAATGACTCTACGTTTAGCGAATGAAATTTTAGATGCTGTGGAGCAACGTGGTGGGTCAATAAAAAAAAAGGAAGATATGCATCGCATGGCTAAAGCAAATCAAGCATTTGCACACTATCGGTGGTAAAGGAAGAAGGAAGATCGTGAATGACGACTAGAGCAATCCCATTAGAACATACACGTAACATAGGTATTATGGCGCATAT
The genomic region above belongs to Coxiella endosymbiont of Amblyomma americanum and contains:
- the rpsG gene encoding 30S ribosomal protein S7 codes for the protein MARRKSASRREVLPDPLFCSELLAKFINAVMRHGKKSVAEGIVYGALGVVIRKQEHTSSSKGYSVKEKNNDSSREHENSEKSGWLNEEIRFAALGVFKKALDNVMPSVEVKSRRVGGSTYQIPVEIRAVRRQALAMRWLSKCAKARNEKTMTLRLANEILDAVEQRGGSIKKKEDMHRMAKANQAFAHYRW